A window of Polaribacter litorisediminis contains these coding sequences:
- a CDS encoding M28 family peptidase, producing the protein MRKHIIPFLLSTLLFINCKKEQPEILYTTNYSDIINQEFTGDLAFQTTSFIEKYWRVVGNTGFNKSIYKIAEELEKAGYILEENATESTLLTYRIEKRPLKKPTWEAVDALVTINNEKEPLLQHATNRNMIALNAYSTPKEGISAEVVYVKDIEKLSNIDVKGKIVFAETSPYQLFKAAIVAGKAAGIMTYNNPDYLQPQKNTTSIQFRSIPLDTINKPWAIAMSFAAKERLKKSLEKGKTMLHVNIETHIYPSEELTIVADIKGSEKPKERLVFSAHVQEPGANDNATGVGVSLEMATLTAKYVKQKQYQPKRTLTFLWGDEIISTRRYVQEDTIRAKDIKWGISLDMVGEDTEKTGGTFLIEKMPDPSAIWTRGNDKHTEWGGSKMNLDEMKPHYLNDFLIDIFKAQGKRANWVVNTNPFEGGSDHVPFLRENIPSVLFWHFTDQFYHTDNDRIDKVSKTTLKNVGTASLIAAYTLLNSDEKTAKTIQLNLQKAALNRFHEELKQSKIAIHKGDSLSIQIAILNAWKDWYKKSLTTTLDLVSDETLINKEIKARQRLIDSIVANKIEELKKI; encoded by the coding sequence CATTACTCTTTATCAACTGTAAAAAAGAGCAACCAGAAATATTATATACAACCAATTATTCAGACATCATCAATCAAGAATTTACAGGTGATTTAGCTTTTCAAACGACTTCTTTTATTGAAAAATATTGGAGAGTGGTTGGGAATACAGGGTTTAATAAAAGTATTTATAAAATTGCGGAAGAACTTGAAAAAGCAGGATATATTTTAGAAGAAAATGCAACAGAATCTACTTTACTAACCTACCGAATAGAAAAGCGACCCCTTAAAAAACCCACATGGGAAGCCGTAGATGCTCTGGTTACTATCAACAATGAAAAGGAACCATTACTGCAACATGCAACCAATAGAAACATGATTGCTTTAAATGCTTATAGCACACCTAAAGAAGGTATTTCCGCAGAAGTTGTATATGTAAAAGATATTGAAAAACTATCAAATATTGATGTAAAAGGAAAAATAGTTTTTGCAGAAACGAGTCCGTATCAACTTTTTAAAGCCGCAATTGTTGCTGGAAAAGCAGCAGGAATTATGACCTATAATAATCCTGATTATTTACAACCCCAAAAAAATACAACTTCTATTCAGTTTCGTTCCATTCCGTTAGATACCATAAACAAACCTTGGGCAATTGCAATGTCTTTTGCTGCCAAAGAACGTTTAAAAAAATCTTTAGAAAAAGGTAAAACGATGTTACATGTAAATATTGAAACTCATATTTATCCCTCTGAAGAATTGACCATTGTTGCAGATATAAAAGGAAGTGAAAAACCTAAAGAACGTTTGGTTTTTAGTGCCCACGTGCAAGAACCTGGTGCGAATGATAATGCCACCGGAGTTGGTGTGTCACTTGAAATGGCTACATTAACAGCGAAATACGTCAAACAAAAACAATATCAACCAAAAAGAACATTAACCTTTTTATGGGGCGATGAAATTATATCGACCAGAAGATATGTACAAGAAGATACTATAAGAGCCAAAGATATTAAATGGGGAATTTCTTTGGATATGGTTGGTGAAGATACAGAGAAAACTGGTGGCACTTTTTTAATTGAAAAAATGCCAGATCCGAGTGCTATTTGGACGCGAGGAAATGACAAACATACAGAATGGGGTGGTTCTAAAATGAATTTAGACGAAATGAAACCTCATTATTTAAATGATTTTTTAATTGATATATTTAAAGCTCAAGGCAAAAGAGCCAATTGGGTTGTGAACACAAATCCGTTTGAAGGAGGAAGTGATCACGTTCCGTTTTTAAGAGAAAATATACCGAGTGTTTTATTTTGGCATTTTACAGATCAGTTTTATCATACAGATAATGACAGAATCGACAAGGTTTCTAAAACAACGTTAAAAAATGTTGGAACAGCGTCCTTAATTGCCGCCTACACCTTGCTAAATAGTGATGAAAAAACTGCAAAAACAATACAGCTCAACCTACAAAAAGCAGCTTTAAATCGTTTTCATGAGGAACTAAAACAAAGTAAAATTGCCATCCATAAAGGAGATTCTTTATCCATACAAATAGCCATCTTAAATGCTTGGAAAGATTGGTACAAAAAATCATTAACAACTACTTTAGACCTTGTTTCTGATGAAACACTCATCAACAAAGAAATAAAAGCAAGACAAAGATTGATAGATTCTATTGTTGCAAATAAGATAGAAGAACTAAAAAAAATCTAG
- a CDS encoding carboxymuconolactone decarboxylase family protein: MALVTPLSAEHDLETKELAEFFNETLGFCPNSVLTMQRRPAISKAFINLNKAVMANEGRVTSALKRMIAWVSSNATGCRYCQAHAIRAAERYGAEQQQLDNIWEYKTHSAFSNAERAALDFSLAASMVPNAVDATIKKELYTYWDEGEIVEMLGVISLFGYLNRWNDSMGTTLEEDAINSGNQFLGKHGFEVGKHDGSKY, from the coding sequence ATGGCATTAGTAACTCCACTTTCAGCAGAACACGATTTAGAAACCAAAGAATTGGCTGAATTCTTTAATGAAACGTTAGGTTTTTGTCCTAATTCGGTTTTAACCATGCAAAGAAGACCTGCAATTTCTAAAGCTTTTATCAATTTAAATAAAGCCGTAATGGCAAATGAAGGTCGTGTAACCTCTGCTTTAAAAAGAATGATTGCTTGGGTTTCTAGCAATGCAACCGGTTGTAGATACTGCCAAGCACATGCCATTAGAGCCGCAGAGCGTTATGGCGCAGAACAACAGCAATTAGACAATATTTGGGAGTATAAAACACACAGCGCTTTTTCTAATGCAGAAAGAGCTGCTTTAGATTTTTCTTTAGCTGCTTCTATGGTTCCAAATGCAGTAGATGCAACTATTAAAAAAGAATTATATACTTATTGGGATGAAGGTGAAATTGTAGAAATGTTAGGTGTAATTTCTCTTTTCGGCTATTTAAATAGATGGAATGATTCTATGGGGACAACTTTAGAAGAAGATGCTATAAACAGCGGAAACCAATTTTTAGGAAAACATGGTTTTGAAGTTGGCAAGCATGATGGTTCTAAATATTAG
- a CDS encoding T9SS type B sorting domain-containing protein codes for MNKTDKSLKIKIKCSILFFLLMGIHMHAQAVLDAGATIRQPYCQGSAIKIAPSFSITDSNDSSIPAFFIQISEGYQSGFDTLELDEALHPNISALWDDNEGKLTLISIGSGTEMLLTDLENAVRDVTFITTVSDVIEEKAFSLSIDESNYLPSTNNFYQFISAPNISWSNAKIAAEQLTLYGRPGYLATLTSKEEADFAGKQAPGTGWIGGTDEETEGVWKWVTGPEAGTAMEVFWNGQVNGTTPNFAFWNNNEPNDFGSGEDYAHITDPSIGIQGAWNDLPNTGGTGLYAAKGYIVEYGVPTDPLLSIVATTSIYIPQITETTDAIVCESGSVTISAIPSEGEIVWFDVATGGIEISSGTSYTTPILDANTTFYAAISLNGCVSSQRTPVRATVIPRPTITTTTDDLICSGSATLSATASAGNIFWYDSETSTTPIFEGSTFETPPLNETTSYFVEAMISDCSSSTRTAIIAEVDATVPQFDLLQEIFILCEDIGSVNLETIGPQGNYTYIWKKEGSVITGSLPTINITSSGNYSVSAISEAGCLSGETPILVTDSEKATVTKDDVIIVDDSKNNLIQVVNPNLGNGDYEFALDDEFGTYKNDGIFENLSVGLHTLLIRDKGGCGIEKYVFSILGYPKFFTPNEDGKNDFWNISGFDTTFYPTSEIQIYNRFGILLFKFDGNSEGWDGTYQGKTAPSNSYWFKATLTDIDGFLIEKTGYFSLIRK; via the coding sequence ATGAATAAAACAGATAAATCTCTGAAAATTAAAATAAAATGTTCGATACTTTTCTTTTTGCTGATGGGTATTCATATGCATGCACAAGCTGTTTTGGATGCAGGAGCTACCATTAGACAGCCATATTGTCAAGGAAGTGCTATAAAAATCGCTCCTAGTTTTTCAATTACGGACTCCAATGATTCAAGTATCCCGGCATTTTTTATTCAAATATCCGAGGGATATCAATCTGGTTTTGATACATTAGAGTTAGATGAAGCATTACATCCTAATATTTCAGCACTTTGGGATGATAACGAAGGGAAGTTAACTTTAATTTCAATAGGCAGTGGCACCGAAATGTTGCTTACAGATCTCGAAAATGCGGTAAGAGATGTAACGTTTATAACCACGGTATCAGACGTTATTGAAGAAAAAGCCTTTTCATTGTCAATTGATGAGTCTAACTATTTACCCTCCACAAATAATTTTTATCAATTTATTTCTGCTCCTAATATTAGTTGGTCAAACGCAAAAATAGCGGCAGAACAATTAACGTTATACGGTAGGCCTGGATATTTAGCGACCTTAACAAGCAAAGAAGAGGCGGATTTTGCTGGGAAACAAGCACCGGGTACTGGTTGGATTGGCGGCACGGATGAAGAAACAGAAGGGGTTTGGAAATGGGTAACAGGACCAGAAGCCGGAACTGCTATGGAAGTATTTTGGAACGGGCAAGTAAATGGCACCACCCCAAACTTTGCTTTTTGGAATAATAACGAGCCTAATGATTTTGGGTCTGGAGAAGATTATGCTCATATTACAGATCCTTCCATTGGAATTCAAGGCGCATGGAATGATTTACCAAATACAGGAGGAACAGGCTTATATGCAGCAAAAGGATACATTGTAGAATATGGTGTACCAACAGACCCTTTATTAAGTATCGTAGCAACGACCAGCATTTATATTCCTCAAATTACAGAGACAACTGATGCAATTGTTTGTGAATCTGGTTCCGTAACAATCTCAGCAATACCCAGTGAAGGAGAAATTGTATGGTTTGATGTTGCAACGGGTGGTATAGAAATAAGTTCTGGAACTTCTTATACAACACCAATTTTAGACGCCAACACAACCTTTTATGCCGCAATTTCACTAAATGGTTGTGTTAGCTCACAAAGAACTCCTGTAAGGGCAACAGTTATTCCAAGACCAACAATTACAACTACAACAGACGACTTAATTTGTTCTGGCAGCGCAACTTTAAGTGCCACCGCTTCTGCTGGAAACATTTTCTGGTACGATTCGGAAACAAGTACAACTCCTATTTTTGAAGGTTCAACTTTTGAAACTCCACCATTAAATGAGACTACTAGTTACTTTGTGGAAGCTATGATTTCTGATTGTTCGTCTTCTACAAGAACAGCAATAATAGCAGAAGTAGATGCTACAGTTCCTCAATTTGATTTATTACAAGAAATTTTTATTTTGTGTGAAGATATTGGTTCTGTAAACTTAGAAACCATAGGCCCACAAGGAAATTATACCTATATCTGGAAAAAAGAGGGTAGTGTTATTACTGGAAGTTTGCCTACAATTAATATAACTTCATCCGGAAATTATTCAGTCAGCGCGATTTCTGAGGCGGGTTGTTTATCCGGTGAAACACCTATTTTAGTTACAGACTCTGAAAAAGCTACCGTTACTAAAGACGATGTTATTATTGTAGATGATTCTAAAAATAATTTGATTCAAGTTGTAAATCCTAATTTAGGCAATGGCGATTATGAATTTGCATTAGACGATGAATTCGGAACCTATAAAAATGATGGTATTTTTGAAAATTTATCTGTAGGATTGCATACATTATTGATAAGAGATAAAGGCGGATGTGGAATAGAAAAATATGTTTTCTCAATTTTAGGATACCCAAAATTCTTTACACCCAACGAAGATGGCAAGAATGATTTTTGGAACATATCAGGATTTGATACTACCTTCTACCCCACTTCAGAAATTCAGATTTATAATAGATTTGGCATTTTACTTTTTAAATTTGATGGCAATAGTGAAGGATGGGACGGCACTTATCAAGGGAAAACAGCACCTTCTAATAGTTATTGGTTTAAAGCAACTTTAACCGACATTGATGGTTTTTTAATAGAAAAAACAGGATATTTTAGTTTAATAAGAAAATAA
- a CDS encoding OsmC family protein has product MDKNMVTTKWSQKSQFETDNPSGHTLTMFDKSQDNGDVVGFAPKALMLSSLAGCSGLDVVSLLEKMRAEVADFKIEVTAELTDEHPKFYNKVKVDYHFTDSELQPEKIQKAVNLSVTKYCGVMEMFRQFATVEVEIHLHNL; this is encoded by the coding sequence ATGGATAAAAATATGGTTACGACCAAATGGTCTCAAAAATCTCAATTTGAAACGGATAATCCAAGCGGACATACTTTAACAATGTTCGATAAGTCTCAAGATAATGGTGATGTGGTTGGTTTTGCTCCAAAAGCATTAATGTTATCTTCTTTAGCAGGTTGTTCTGGTTTAGATGTTGTTTCTTTATTAGAAAAAATGCGGGCTGAAGTTGCTGATTTTAAGATTGAAGTTACCGCCGAATTAACAGACGAACACCCCAAGTTTTATAACAAGGTAAAAGTAGATTATCATTTTACAGACAGTGAGTTACAACCAGAAAAAATTCAAAAAGCTGTAAATTTATCAGTGACCAAATACTGTGGAGTCATGGAAATGTTTCGACAATTTGCTACTGTAGAAGTAGAGATTCATTTGCATAATTTATAA
- the recJ gene encoding single-stranded-DNA-specific exonuclease RecJ, translated as MRWTIKPQPDKETILKLAKDLKVDTTIATILCQRNIETFEDAKNYFRPNLKNIHDPFLMKDMDVAVARIETAIANNENILIYGDYDVDGTTAVSLVSSYLKTLTPNIATYIPDRYAEGYGISYLGIDFAEDNDFSLIIALDCGIKAIEKVEYAKEKNIDFIICDHHKPGKKIPSAVAVLNAKREDCNYPFDELCGCGVGFKLIQALGVSRNQTIEYFMPYLDLVATAIAADIVPMNGENRTLAYFGLQVINQNPRNGIKAIIHHIKKTILTITDVVFIIAPRINAAGRIKHGNYAVQLLTEMDFESAVEFAAAIEIFNADRKDLDKRITEEALIQIIDNEEEQRFSSVVFQEDWHKGVIGIVASRLIEKYYRPTLVFTKSGDKLAASARSVKDFDVYNALEACSEFIEQFGGHKYAAGLTLLPENYEKFKNKFEEVVAKTIDKKLLTPEIAIDAEIELSEITPKFFRILQQMAPFGPMNMKPTFTSICVRDNGYGKQVGADKTHLKLNVFQGDNKQNYNAIGFNLGDKMAFVQNDFDIVYALDENEWNGHKSVQLVLKDLK; from the coding sequence ATGAGATGGACCATAAAACCACAACCAGACAAGGAAACAATCCTTAAATTAGCAAAAGATCTTAAAGTTGATACCACAATAGCAACCATTCTTTGTCAAAGAAATATTGAAACCTTTGAGGATGCTAAAAATTACTTTCGTCCCAATCTAAAAAATATTCATGATCCTTTTTTAATGAAAGATATGGATGTTGCCGTTGCCAGAATTGAAACTGCCATTGCTAACAATGAAAATATTTTAATTTATGGTGATTATGATGTAGATGGTACAACTGCCGTTTCTTTAGTTTCTTCTTATTTAAAGACACTGACCCCAAACATTGCTACCTATATTCCTGATAGATATGCAGAAGGGTATGGTATTTCTTATCTAGGAATTGATTTTGCCGAAGACAATGATTTTTCTTTAATTATTGCGTTAGACTGTGGTATAAAAGCCATTGAAAAAGTGGAGTACGCCAAAGAGAAAAATATCGACTTTATAATTTGTGATCATCATAAACCTGGCAAAAAAATTCCGAGCGCTGTTGCTGTTTTAAATGCAAAACGAGAAGATTGTAACTATCCTTTTGATGAATTGTGCGGCTGTGGTGTTGGGTTTAAGCTCATACAAGCCTTAGGAGTTTCAAGAAATCAAACCATAGAATACTTTATGCCTTATTTAGATTTGGTAGCTACTGCAATTGCGGCAGATATTGTACCGATGAACGGCGAAAACAGAACCTTAGCATATTTTGGTTTGCAAGTCATCAATCAAAACCCAAGAAACGGCATTAAAGCCATTATTCATCATATTAAAAAAACAATACTTACCATTACGGATGTTGTTTTTATCATTGCGCCCAGAATTAATGCCGCCGGAAGAATAAAACATGGTAATTACGCAGTTCAACTTTTAACGGAAATGGATTTTGAATCTGCTGTTGAATTTGCTGCCGCCATTGAAATTTTTAATGCGGATAGAAAAGATTTAGATAAAAGAATTACAGAGGAAGCTTTAATTCAGATTATTGATAATGAAGAAGAACAGCGTTTTTCATCCGTAGTTTTTCAAGAAGATTGGCACAAAGGTGTCATCGGAATTGTGGCTTCTCGTTTGATAGAAAAATACTACAGACCTACTTTGGTCTTTACCAAAAGTGGCGATAAATTAGCCGCTTCTGCCCGCTCGGTCAAAGATTTTGATGTTTATAATGCATTAGAAGCATGTTCCGAATTTATAGAACAATTTGGCGGTCATAAATATGCAGCGGGTTTAACTTTATTGCCTGAAAACTACGAAAAATTTAAAAACAAGTTTGAAGAAGTTGTAGCGAAAACCATCGATAAAAAATTATTGACACCAGAAATTGCGATTGATGCAGAAATTGAACTCTCAGAAATTACACCGAAATTTTTTAGAATACTTCAGCAAATGGCGCCCTTTGGACCTATGAATATGAAACCTACTTTTACCTCTATTTGTGTTAGAGACAATGGTTATGGCAAACAAGTAGGAGCGGATAAAACACATTTAAAATTGAATGTTTTTCAAGGTGATAATAAACAGAATTACAATGCTATTGGTTTTAATTTGGGGGATAAAATGGCTTTTGTACAAAATGATTTTGATATCGTGTACGCTTTAGATGAAAACGAATGGAATGGACATAAATCTGTACAATTGGTTTTAAAGGATTTGAAATAA
- a CDS encoding helix-turn-helix domain-containing protein has translation MSKNPELELALNFIEKTDRNLFITGKAGTGKTTFLHQIKKESLKRMIIVAPTGVAAINAKGVTIHSFFQMPFGPILPNQIQNNQPQRRFSKTKIDIIKSLDLVIIDEISMVRADLLDGIDQVMRRYKNRNKVFGGAQVLMIGDLQQLAPVVKPNEWSLLQQHYDTVYFFSSKAYLEANVVSIELKHIYRQKNEDFIKILNEIRTNTLSNESAKILNKNYNPTFSPTEEEGYITLTTHNNRANLINNSELNKLKNKSYFFKAEVSGKFSENAFPNDETLGLKVGAQVMFIKNDSSQEKRYFNGKIGIVTKITKETVHVQCGEEVDEIVTEKEMWDNINYSINDETKELKEEIIGSFKQIPLRLAWAITIHKSQGLTFERAVIDAEASFAHGQTYVALSRCTSLEGLVLKTPISSNAIINDKTVSIFNESVEENHPDETILNQSEQQFQLNLISELLDYQPFLYPTTRLIDIFYKNRTSIKGDVIDHLQTLKDDGVVALMKVSNGFKNQLNALAAENVLPEKSSQIQERFTKAIAYFLNQTKNNIEKPLNAISFSTDNKAVKKDFSKQFDTLQEKLEEKLFALQKMSSGFKVQDYLHVRAQAVLQKMEPTKKKQVASKRDPILALRLRELRDDISKSLGIAHFQIFTQETLYAICDDLPRSEAALLKISGMGKIRVQKYGEEILEAIESYCKENGINKLNEQQKEDKKSTKQISFELFKSGLSIKEIAKERSLTAGTIENHLASFIPLGEIDVLELMELKRYKKIRNEIEEAGEVKGLTALKEKVNASFSYMELKMVLMSMEL, from the coding sequence ATGTCAAAAAATCCTGAATTAGAACTCGCCTTAAACTTTATCGAAAAAACAGATAGAAATCTTTTTATCACCGGAAAAGCAGGTACCGGAAAAACTACTTTTTTACATCAAATTAAAAAAGAATCTTTAAAAAGAATGATTATTGTTGCGCCAACGGGTGTCGCCGCAATTAATGCAAAAGGAGTTACGATTCATTCGTTTTTTCAAATGCCTTTTGGTCCTATTTTACCAAATCAGATTCAGAATAACCAACCACAACGTCGTTTTTCAAAAACAAAAATTGATATTATAAAATCATTAGATTTAGTCATTATTGATGAAATTTCTATGGTGCGTGCTGATTTATTAGATGGTATAGACCAAGTAATGAGACGGTATAAAAACCGAAATAAAGTGTTTGGTGGCGCACAAGTTTTAATGATTGGCGATTTACAACAATTAGCACCTGTTGTAAAACCAAATGAATGGAGTTTACTACAACAACATTATGATACCGTTTACTTTTTTAGTTCTAAAGCGTATCTAGAAGCAAATGTGGTTTCTATTGAGTTAAAACATATTTATCGTCAGAAAAATGAAGATTTTATTAAAATTCTAAATGAAATTAGAACAAATACCTTGTCTAATGAATCGGCTAAAATTTTAAATAAAAACTACAATCCAACATTTTCGCCAACCGAAGAAGAGGGGTATATTACCTTAACAACGCATAATAACAGAGCTAATTTAATCAACAATTCTGAACTTAATAAACTCAAAAATAAAAGCTATTTTTTTAAGGCAGAGGTTTCTGGGAAGTTCAGCGAAAATGCTTTTCCGAATGATGAAACCTTAGGACTTAAAGTAGGCGCTCAGGTAATGTTTATCAAAAATGATTCATCACAAGAGAAAAGATATTTTAATGGAAAAATAGGAATTGTAACCAAGATTACTAAAGAAACTGTGCATGTGCAATGTGGCGAAGAAGTTGATGAAATTGTTACAGAAAAAGAAATGTGGGATAATATTAATTACTCTATTAATGATGAAACCAAAGAGTTAAAAGAAGAAATTATTGGCTCTTTTAAGCAAATACCGTTACGATTAGCTTGGGCAATTACCATTCATAAAAGTCAGGGATTAACTTTTGAGCGAGCCGTAATTGATGCAGAAGCATCTTTTGCGCATGGGCAAACGTATGTAGCGCTGAGCAGATGTACTTCTTTAGAGGGTTTGGTTTTGAAAACACCCATTTCTAGCAATGCCATTATCAATGATAAAACGGTGAGTATTTTTAATGAAAGTGTTGAAGAGAATCATCCTGATGAAACAATTTTAAACCAATCTGAACAGCAATTTCAACTAAATTTAATTTCAGAATTGTTAGATTATCAACCTTTCTTATATCCAACAACCCGTTTAATTGATATTTTTTATAAAAATAGAACCAGTATAAAAGGTGATGTTATTGATCATTTGCAAACCTTAAAAGATGATGGTGTTGTTGCTTTGATGAAAGTCTCTAACGGATTTAAAAATCAATTGAATGCACTCGCAGCGGAGAATGTGTTGCCAGAAAAAAGTTCTCAAATTCAAGAACGATTTACAAAAGCGATTGCTTATTTTCTAAATCAGACTAAAAATAACATTGAAAAACCTTTGAATGCTATTTCATTTTCAACAGATAATAAAGCCGTAAAAAAAGACTTTTCAAAACAATTTGATACACTTCAAGAAAAGCTAGAAGAAAAATTATTTGCGCTTCAAAAAATGTCAAGTGGTTTTAAAGTACAAGATTATTTACATGTAAGGGCCCAAGCGGTTTTACAAAAAATGGAACCGACCAAAAAGAAACAAGTTGCCTCTAAAAGAGATCCTATTTTAGCATTAAGACTAAGGGAATTAAGAGACGATATTTCAAAATCTTTAGGAATTGCTCATTTTCAAATTTTTACACAAGAAACGTTGTATGCAATCTGTGATGACTTGCCAAGATCTGAAGCTGCTTTGTTGAAAATTTCTGGAATGGGAAAAATTCGTGTACAAAAATACGGAGAAGAAATCTTAGAAGCTATTGAAAGTTACTGCAAAGAAAACGGCATTAACAAGTTGAATGAGCAGCAGAAAGAAGATAAAAAATCGACAAAACAAATTAGTTTTGAGTTGTTTAAATCGGGTTTGTCCATTAAAGAAATTGCCAAAGAAAGAAGCCTAACAGCCGGAACTATAGAAAATCATTTGGCCAGTTTTATCCCGCTAGGAGAAATAGATGTTTTAGAATTAATGGAGTTAAAACGCTATAAAAAAATCCGTAATGAGATAGAAGAAGCAGGAGAAGTAAAAGGTTTAACAGCCTTAAAAGAAAAAGTAAATGCTAGTTTTTCGTATATGGAGTTAAAAATGGTTTTAATGTCTATGGAGTTATAA
- a CDS encoding YbhB/YbcL family Raf kinase inhibitor-like protein, whose protein sequence is MKKLSILFILLIAFSNTLWGQKTFTLSSNDLGGQATKIQEFNGFGCEGDNTSPQLSWANAPAGTKSFAVTMYDPDAPTGSGWWHWVVFDIPKNINELVTNAGNITLNLAPKDAIQSLTNYGAKGFGGPCPPKGHGFHKYEITVYALKTEKLGLDENTNPAIVGYYLWNNTLAKSTIVTYYKK, encoded by the coding sequence ATGAAAAAATTAAGTATACTATTCATTCTTTTAATAGCATTTTCAAATACTTTATGGGGTCAAAAAACATTTACATTATCAAGTAATGATTTAGGTGGCCAAGCAACAAAAATACAAGAATTTAATGGTTTTGGCTGTGAAGGCGATAATACATCGCCACAACTTTCTTGGGCAAATGCACCAGCAGGAACTAAAAGTTTTGCAGTAACCATGTACGATCCTGATGCGCCCACAGGAAGTGGTTGGTGGCATTGGGTAGTTTTTGATATTCCAAAAAACATCAACGAATTGGTTACAAATGCTGGAAATATCACTTTAAATTTAGCACCAAAAGACGCCATACAAAGTCTTACTAATTATGGCGCAAAAGGCTTTGGAGGTCCTTGTCCGCCAAAAGGGCACGGTTTTCATAAATATGAAATTACAGTGTATGCCTTAAAAACTGAAAAGCTTGGTTTAGATGAAAATACAAACCCTGCCATTGTAGGTTATTATTTATGGAACAATACCTTAGCAAAATCTACGATTGTAACATATTATAAGAAATAA
- a CDS encoding response regulator, giving the protein MKKILIIEDNQDVRENTAEILELANYQVSTASDGDNGIASAKSFQPDIIICDIMMPKMNGYDVLLNLNKDKKTARTPFIFLTAKTERTDVRKGMNLGADDYLKKPFQENELLEAVASRLKKHSFLKKEFSKDLAGVKQFFNEVSMHEGIESLYENRDVINFQKKDTIFMEGDTAHALYFIQKGVIKTYKTTESGKCLVTGLFGPGQFFGQLSVLSDAGSYRDTAIALEDTSLFEIPKTDFKSLLFGDKLISNKFISMISNDIVELQEQLISMAFATVRQRLAKVLVDLSKKEILYHSDNKGISISREDLASLIGTATETAIRMLTDFKDENLVTLGVHREIYIENPKYLNNIAMFG; this is encoded by the coding sequence ATGAAAAAAATTTTAATCATTGAAGATAACCAAGATGTCCGAGAAAATACAGCAGAAATATTAGAACTAGCCAACTATCAAGTTAGCACCGCTTCAGATGGAGATAATGGTATAGCAAGTGCAAAATCATTTCAACCTGATATTATTATTTGTGATATTATGATGCCAAAAATGAATGGTTATGACGTATTGCTAAATTTAAATAAAGACAAAAAAACAGCTAGGACTCCTTTTATTTTTTTAACCGCTAAAACAGAAAGAACAGATGTTAGAAAAGGAATGAACCTAGGCGCTGATGATTATCTTAAAAAGCCTTTTCAAGAAAACGAATTATTAGAAGCAGTGGCTTCTAGACTCAAAAAACATAGCTTTCTTAAAAAAGAATTTTCTAAAGATTTAGCAGGAGTTAAACAGTTCTTTAATGAAGTATCTATGCATGAAGGAATCGAAAGCCTTTATGAAAATAGAGATGTTATAAACTTTCAGAAAAAAGACACTATTTTTATGGAAGGTGATACGGCACATGCACTCTATTTTATTCAAAAAGGAGTCATAAAAACTTATAAAACTACAGAATCTGGTAAATGTTTGGTAACTGGCTTATTTGGACCCGGACAATTTTTTGGACAACTTTCTGTGCTTTCTGATGCAGGATCTTATAGAGATACTGCCATTGCTTTAGAAGACACAAGTTTGTTTGAAATACCTAAAACAGATTTTAAATCCTTATTATTTGGGGATAAATTGATCTCGAATAAATTTATTTCTATGATTTCTAATGATATTGTAGAACTTCAGGAACAACTAATTAGCATGGCTTTTGCAACCGTTAGACAGCGCTTGGCAAAAGTGCTTGTAGATTTATCTAAAAAAGAAATACTTTATCATTCTGATAATAAAGGAATTTCAATTTCTAGAGAAGATTTAGCGAGTCTTATAGGTACGGCTACTGAAACTGCCATTAGAATGCTAACCGATTTTAAAGACGAAAACTTAGTAACTCTTGGTGTGCACAGAGAAATCTATATAGAAAATCCTAAATATTTGAACAACATTGCGATGTTTGGATAA